One Methylomonas sp. LL1 DNA window includes the following coding sequences:
- a CDS encoding UDP-N-acetylmuramoyl-L-alanyl-D-glutamate--2,6-diaminopimelate ligase, which translates to MKLSQLLLGIAEINTDLEISGLCLDSRSVKAGELFIALNGALRHGLNHAEQAIDNGAVAVIYDPEGIADPQPKTTGVPAVAIIDLSRHLGQIAARFYSHPSKRLDVIGITGTNGKTTCSQLIAQAAADCGVIGTLGWGEPGQLQTTANTTPDALAVQHMLHTLDKQGKRIVAMEVSSHGLQQGRVNAVDFKGAVFTNLSRDHLDYHGTMREYLRAKLGLFTNPALQFAVINLDDPNSEEVLSALDENVNCWGFSTSGRRADDVECVVADNVQHNSGGICFDVHWSGQTLRASTSVVGAFNLLNVLTVLCVLLAMGWPFDQAVAQLARLKAVTGRMETFGGQGKPSVVVDYAHTPDALEKVLLAARGTGKLWTVFGCGGDRDKGKRPQMGRIAETYADHVIVTDDNPRSEASADIINDILAGCQSNKVSIINDRNTAITTVIQQAGQDDRVVIAGKGHENYQEIKGVKIPFSDQAVVQQALAAWRPKP; encoded by the coding sequence ATGAAATTAAGCCAGTTATTGCTCGGCATCGCCGAGATTAACACCGATCTTGAAATCAGCGGCTTGTGTCTGGACAGCAGATCGGTCAAAGCGGGCGAACTGTTTATCGCACTGAATGGCGCATTGCGGCATGGACTTAATCATGCAGAACAAGCGATAGACAACGGTGCCGTTGCGGTGATTTACGATCCCGAGGGGATAGCCGATCCGCAACCAAAAACCACGGGTGTTCCGGCGGTTGCGATCATTGACTTGAGCCGGCATTTAGGCCAGATAGCGGCCCGTTTTTACAGTCACCCCTCAAAACGGCTTGATGTAATCGGCATAACCGGCACCAATGGCAAGACCACTTGCAGCCAGTTAATCGCTCAAGCGGCAGCCGATTGCGGCGTGATCGGCACGCTGGGCTGGGGCGAACCAGGACAATTACAAACGACGGCCAATACGACCCCGGACGCGCTAGCCGTGCAGCACATGCTGCATACCTTGGATAAACAAGGCAAACGGATAGTGGCGATGGAAGTGTCATCCCACGGTTTACAGCAAGGCAGGGTGAATGCTGTTGACTTTAAAGGCGCCGTATTTACCAATTTGAGCCGTGATCACCTGGATTATCACGGCACCATGCGGGAGTATCTGCGCGCCAAACTGGGCTTGTTCACCAATCCGGCCTTACAGTTTGCCGTGATCAATCTGGACGATCCCAACAGCGAAGAAGTGCTTTCGGCTTTGGATGAAAACGTCAACTGTTGGGGATTCAGCACCAGCGGCCGGAGAGCCGATGACGTGGAATGCGTAGTAGCCGATAACGTGCAACACAACAGCGGCGGCATTTGCTTCGACGTGCACTGGTCGGGACAGACGCTTCGCGCAAGCACCTCGGTGGTGGGCGCATTCAATTTACTGAATGTATTGACGGTTTTGTGCGTATTGCTAGCGATGGGCTGGCCATTTGACCAAGCCGTGGCGCAATTGGCGCGACTAAAAGCCGTGACTGGCCGCATGGAAACATTCGGCGGACAAGGCAAGCCTTCGGTGGTGGTTGATTATGCTCACACCCCGGACGCCTTGGAAAAAGTTCTTTTAGCGGCCAGAGGCACCGGCAAGTTATGGACGGTATTCGGTTGCGGCGGCGATCGGGACAAAGGCAAACGGCCACAGATGGGCCGAATCGCCGAAACCTATGCGGACCATGTGATTGTTACCGACGACAATCCACGCAGCGAAGCTTCGGCTGACATTATTAACGACATTTTAGCGGGCTGCCAGAGTAATAAAGTCAGCATTATTAACGACAGAAACACGGCAATAACGACAGTGATACAACAAGCAGGCCAAGACGATCGCGTGGTGATCGCCGGCAAGGGCCATGAAAATTACCAGGAGATCAAAGGTGTCAAAATTCCGTTCAGTGACCAGGCCGTGGTGCAACAGGCATTAGCCGCATGGAGACCCAAGCCATGA
- a CDS encoding peptidoglycan D,D-transpeptidase FtsI family protein, with protein sequence MRISTGARSATSSAMDFPIRRKLLLGVILTAMMTLTGRAVYLQVLDKEFLQDKGDLQHVGIVDVPAYRGQIKDRNGEPLAISTPVQSIWMNMRQIKDGDRGKVEQMAKILGIADKDWRAFLKKEANKRFVYVKRQINPDLAEKVKALEITGVYFEKAFKRYYPAGATSGHLLGFTNIDDAGQEGMEHGYEHILRGKPGKKRVIKDGKGHIIKDVENIQEAIPGQDLVLTIDERIQYLAYRELQTAVLKHKAHSASLVVLDANNGDVLASVSQPAFNPNNRRELRSDRYRNRAMVDSFEPGSTVKPFVVAAALDGGYVDPNAMIETHGVYHVGRNVVKDIHNYGTMDLTLVLQKSSNIAVTKIAMSMPPEYFWSVYSNLGFGNSAGVGFPGEASGSLLDYQGWHEFDQAILSFGYGVSTSILQLARAYTAIADDGIVHSVSLLKRDEDPDARRIFKPETARKVRDMLEHVISKEGTAYQARVEGYRVAGKTGTVKKASAEGGYTHDKYLSVFVGMAPASNPRFVIAVVVDEPTTGQYYGGLVAAPAFSGVMSGLLRIYGVEPDGMDTMPLLLTRQ encoded by the coding sequence ATGCGAATTTCCACAGGAGCCCGATCGGCAACCTCGTCAGCCATGGACTTTCCGATCCGGCGCAAGCTGTTATTGGGCGTCATATTGACAGCGATGATGACATTGACCGGGCGCGCGGTGTATTTGCAAGTGCTTGATAAAGAGTTTTTACAGGATAAAGGCGATTTACAACATGTGGGTATCGTCGACGTTCCCGCCTATCGCGGGCAGATTAAAGATAGAAACGGCGAACCCCTGGCCATCAGTACACCAGTGCAGTCGATCTGGATGAACATGCGCCAGATCAAGGATGGCGATCGGGGAAAAGTCGAACAAATGGCCAAGATCCTGGGAATTGCCGATAAGGACTGGCGGGCATTCTTAAAAAAGGAAGCCAATAAACGCTTTGTCTACGTCAAACGGCAAATCAATCCGGATCTGGCGGAAAAAGTAAAGGCGCTGGAAATTACCGGGGTGTATTTTGAGAAGGCTTTCAAACGCTATTATCCGGCCGGCGCCACGTCCGGGCATTTGCTCGGCTTTACCAATATCGACGATGCCGGCCAGGAAGGCATGGAACACGGTTATGAGCACATCCTGCGCGGCAAACCCGGCAAGAAACGTGTGATCAAGGATGGCAAGGGCCATATCATCAAGGACGTGGAAAACATTCAGGAAGCCATACCCGGCCAAGACCTGGTGTTAACCATAGACGAAAGAATACAGTATCTGGCTTATCGGGAATTGCAGACCGCCGTACTGAAACATAAGGCCCACTCGGCGTCGCTAGTGGTTTTGGATGCAAATAACGGCGACGTATTGGCATCGGTCAGCCAGCCGGCTTTTAATCCGAACAACCGGCGGGAACTGCGTAGCGACCGTTACCGCAATCGCGCTATGGTCGACAGTTTCGAGCCGGGCTCGACCGTGAAACCGTTCGTGGTCGCGGCGGCGCTGGACGGCGGCTATGTCGATCCCAATGCCATGATTGAAACGCATGGGGTCTATCACGTCGGCCGCAATGTGGTGAAAGACATTCATAACTACGGCACGATGGATTTGACCCTGGTGTTGCAAAAGTCCAGCAACATCGCGGTAACTAAGATTGCGATGAGCATGCCGCCGGAATATTTCTGGAGCGTATACAGCAATTTGGGTTTCGGCAACTCCGCCGGCGTCGGCTTTCCGGGAGAGGCCAGCGGTTCTTTATTGGATTACCAAGGCTGGCATGAGTTCGACCAAGCCATTTTGTCGTTCGGTTATGGCGTTTCGACCTCGATATTGCAACTGGCAAGAGCTTATACGGCCATCGCCGATGACGGCATCGTGCATTCTGTTTCGTTGTTGAAGCGCGACGAAGATCCGGACGCCAGACGCATATTCAAACCGGAAACCGCGCGCAAGGTTAGAGATATGCTGGAACATGTGATCAGCAAAGAGGGCACCGCTTATCAAGCCAGAGTCGAAGGCTATCGGGTAGCCGGCAAAACCGGCACCGTAAAGAAAGCCTCCGCTGAAGGCGGTTACACCCACGACAAATACTTATCGGTATTCGTGGGAATGGCGCCCGCCAGCAATCCACGCTTTGTGATTGCGGTGGTCGTCGACGAACCGACCACCGGCCAATATTATGGTGGACTGGTTGCGGCGCCGGCATTTTCCGGCGTGATGTCGGGCCTATTGAGAATTTACGGCGTGGAACCGGACGGGATGGACACCATGCCATTATTGCTGACCAGACAATGA
- the ftsL gene encoding cell division protein FtsL, with the protein MAAIKNILLSILVAMLMLSAIAVIYSKYQSRLLFIEIQKKEKQLDDFEVEWGRLQLELTTLTEENRVEIEARNRLLLTLPAQNKIVYIKP; encoded by the coding sequence ATGGCCGCCATAAAAAATATTTTGCTGAGCATTTTGGTTGCGATGCTGATGTTATCGGCAATCGCGGTCATTTACAGCAAATACCAGTCCAGACTGTTGTTTATTGAAATCCAGAAAAAGGAAAAACAACTGGATGACTTCGAAGTCGAGTGGGGGCGCTTGCAATTGGAACTGACCACGCTTACAGAAGAAAACCGGGTTGAAATCGAAGCCAGAAACCGCCTTTTACTGACTTTGCCGGCCCAAAATAAAATTGTTTATATCAAGCCTTAA
- the rsmH gene encoding 16S rRNA (cytosine(1402)-N(4))-methyltransferase RsmH, whose translation MPPHQAVLYSEALESLNLIAGGVYVDCTFGRGGHSSGILQALDDSGKLLAFDRDIEAINSDEAKQLLTDNRFSLHHGCFADLAATVARLGYSGQVNGILMDLGVSSPQLDSADRGFSFLRDGPLDMRMNTHDGLTAAQYLAQVDEQDLTKVLFEYGEERFARRIAKAIVQQRLHKPLETTLQLAKLIEECVPFRDKHKHPATRTFQAIRIEINQELEQIKTALTQSVQVLAPRGRLVVIAFHSLEDRIVKRFIREESGLKNNPGRLPIKEQDIARGQLKKIGKSIRAEQQELERNPRARSAIMRVAEKI comes from the coding sequence ATGCCCCCGCATCAAGCCGTTTTATATAGCGAGGCACTAGAAAGCCTCAACCTCATCGCGGGCGGGGTCTATGTCGATTGCACATTTGGCCGAGGCGGACACAGCTCGGGGATATTGCAAGCTCTAGATGATTCAGGAAAATTACTGGCATTTGATCGGGACATAGAGGCCATCAATAGCGATGAGGCCAAACAATTATTGACCGACAACCGTTTTAGTCTACACCACGGTTGCTTTGCCGATTTGGCCGCCACGGTGGCCCGGCTTGGTTACAGCGGCCAAGTAAATGGCATTCTGATGGATTTAGGCGTGTCGTCGCCACAACTGGATAGCGCCGATCGCGGTTTCAGCTTTCTACGCGACGGCCCGCTGGATATGCGGATGAATACCCACGACGGTTTGACCGCCGCACAGTATCTCGCCCAGGTCGATGAACAAGACTTGACCAAGGTATTGTTTGAGTACGGCGAAGAACGTTTTGCTCGGCGCATTGCCAAGGCAATCGTTCAGCAGCGGCTGCATAAACCGCTGGAAACCACGTTGCAACTGGCCAAATTGATTGAAGAATGCGTGCCGTTTCGGGATAAACACAAACATCCCGCCACGCGCACCTTTCAGGCGATTCGAATTGAAATCAACCAAGAGCTGGAGCAGATCAAAACCGCGCTGACCCAATCGGTTCAGGTATTGGCGCCAAGGGGACGGCTGGTCGTCATTGCTTTTCATTCGCTGGAGGATCGCATTGTAAAACGCTTTATCCGCGAAGAATCCGGACTTAAAAACAATCCCGGACGTTTGCCGATTAAAGAACAGGACATCGCAAGAGGTCAGCTTAAAAAAATAGGTAAATCGATACGCGCCGAGCAACAAGAATTAGAACGCAACCCTAGAGCGCGTAGCGCCATCATGCGCGTGGCGGAGAAGATTTGA
- the mraZ gene encoding division/cell wall cluster transcriptional repressor MraZ, whose amino-acid sequence MFRGISSINLDAKGRIAIPTRYREELQECCERQLVVTVAVDDKCVGEPGCLWLYPLPEWEKLEQTISKLPTLNKMAGKLRRFVIGNATECEMDTQGRLLLPEKLRAFAAMDKHIFLVGQLNKFEIWSDSAWQAKEQEWLDGSDTEGLEELGALSF is encoded by the coding sequence TTGTTTCGAGGCATAAGTTCAATCAATTTGGATGCGAAAGGGCGCATTGCGATTCCTACCCGCTATCGGGAGGAGTTACAGGAATGCTGCGAGCGTCAATTGGTTGTAACGGTTGCCGTTGATGATAAATGCGTCGGTGAACCCGGCTGCCTATGGCTTTACCCATTACCGGAATGGGAAAAACTCGAGCAAACCATCAGCAAGCTGCCTACCCTCAACAAAATGGCCGGCAAACTTCGCCGTTTTGTGATCGGCAATGCCACGGAATGCGAAATGGACACCCAGGGCCGCTTGTTGCTTCCGGAAAAATTGCGCGCATTTGCAGCCATGGATAAGCATATTTTTCTGGTGGGCCAGTTAAATAAATTTGAAATATGGAGCGACAGCGCCTGGCAGGCAAAAGAACAAGAATGGCTGGACGGCAGCGACACTGAGGGCCTTGAAGAGCTCGGCGCTTTGTCATTTTGA
- a CDS encoding NAD(P)H-dependent glycerol-3-phosphate dehydrogenase, whose product MPPSLSVLGAGSWGTALAIQSARNGCNTMLWGHSWQSISALKLAGENQRYLPGTPFPDNLSVTADLKECVQFSGLILISVPSHAFRTTLQNIKPFLGPQPQIAWATKGFDSDSGALLSNVVMEVLGKNVLTAALSGPTFAKEVADGLPTAITVASASHQFAAQVAAIFHNHRFRTYTSNDIIGVQAGGACKNVLAIAAGIADGLGFGANTRAALITRGLTEIMRLGIKLGGQPDTFMGLAGLGDLILTCTDNQSRNRRFGLALGQGKSRAQAIQEIDQSVEGISAAREAHLLAQKHHIEMPITEQVYNVLFHDLDPKLAVQNLLTRDQKPEI is encoded by the coding sequence ATGCCCCCATCCCTTAGCGTACTGGGCGCCGGCTCCTGGGGCACCGCCCTGGCTATTCAATCTGCTCGAAATGGTTGCAACACCATGTTATGGGGGCATAGCTGGCAAAGCATAAGCGCACTGAAGCTGGCCGGCGAAAATCAACGCTACCTTCCGGGGACTCCGTTCCCCGACAATCTTAGTGTAACCGCCGACCTAAAAGAGTGCGTACAATTTAGCGGCCTGATACTGATTTCGGTACCCAGCCATGCCTTCAGAACCACGCTGCAAAATATTAAACCTTTTTTAGGGCCACAACCGCAAATCGCCTGGGCAACCAAGGGCTTTGACAGCGACAGCGGCGCGCTATTAAGCAATGTGGTTATGGAGGTACTCGGTAAAAATGTATTAACCGCCGCGCTTTCCGGCCCCACTTTTGCCAAGGAAGTCGCCGATGGCCTACCCACGGCCATCACAGTAGCCTCCGCCTCCCATCAATTTGCAGCTCAAGTTGCCGCCATCTTCCATAACCATCGCTTTAGAACCTACACCAGCAACGACATCATCGGCGTGCAGGCCGGCGGTGCCTGCAAGAATGTTCTGGCTATAGCCGCCGGCATAGCCGATGGCTTGGGCTTTGGCGCCAATACTCGGGCGGCTCTAATCACTCGCGGCCTAACTGAAATCATGCGCCTGGGAATCAAATTAGGCGGCCAACCCGACACCTTCATGGGCTTGGCGGGCTTAGGCGATTTGATTTTGACTTGTACCGACAATCAATCAAGAAACCGGAGATTCGGCCTAGCATTAGGTCAAGGGAAAAGCCGAGCACAAGCAATCCAGGAAATCGATCAATCCGTCGAAGGCATATCGGCCGCGCGCGAAGCCCACCTTCTCGCGCAAAAACACCACATCGAAATGCCGATCACCGAACAAGTCTACAACGTGCTATTTCATGATCTCGACCCCAAATTAGCCGTGCAAAACCTGCTTACAAGGGATCAAAAGCCTGAAATCTAA
- the secB gene encoding protein-export chaperone SecB, giving the protein MAETTTAGEKQFAIQKIYTKDISFETPNSPKVFTLKWEPALDLNLGTHVENLENSMYEVSLTITVTVKIADTTAYLVEINQAGIFTIAGFNEQEMGPMLGSFCPNVLFPYAREAISDLVNKGGFPQLILAPVNFDALYMQHLQQSQQNSEAKTLN; this is encoded by the coding sequence ATGGCAGAAACCACCACAGCCGGCGAAAAGCAATTCGCCATCCAGAAGATCTATACCAAGGATATTTCTTTTGAAACCCCTAACTCACCTAAAGTGTTTACCTTAAAATGGGAACCGGCACTTGACCTGAATCTGGGCACTCATGTCGAAAACCTTGAAAATTCGATGTACGAAGTATCGCTGACCATCACGGTCACCGTAAAAATAGCCGATACCACTGCCTACCTGGTTGAAATCAATCAGGCCGGCATCTTTACCATCGCAGGCTTTAACGAACAGGAAATGGGGCCGATGCTAGGCAGTTTTTGCCCTAACGTTTTGTTTCCCTATGCTCGAGAAGCCATATCCGACCTCGTCAACAAGGGCGGATTTCCTCAATTAATTTTGGCCCCGGTCAACTTTGATGCCCTGTATATGCAACATTTACAACAGAGCCAACAAAACTCCGAAGCAAAAACATTAAATTGA
- a CDS encoding rhodanese-like domain-containing protein, with protein MDQYIEFISNHYLLSFSLVCVIFLLIQDLVSNSFNGYESISPLIAVTKMNNDKTVVIDVREPNEFLKSHIENAINIPLGKIEEKLPSLEKYKSQPIIVVCQTGARSVPACKTLTKAEFGQVFNMLGGMQSWEENKLPIKISNKTNN; from the coding sequence ATGGACCAATATATTGAATTTATTTCCAACCATTATCTGCTTTCATTTTCGCTGGTCTGCGTTATTTTTCTGCTGATCCAGGATTTAGTCTCTAATTCATTCAACGGTTACGAAAGTATTTCACCACTGATTGCCGTAACCAAAATGAACAACGATAAAACCGTGGTGATCGACGTCAGAGAACCGAATGAATTTCTAAAAAGCCACATCGAGAATGCCATCAACATTCCGCTGGGCAAAATAGAGGAAAAATTGCCCTCCCTGGAAAAGTACAAAAGCCAGCCGATTATCGTCGTTTGCCAAACCGGCGCCCGTTCGGTACCGGCATGCAAAACCCTGACCAAAGCGGAGTTCGGCCAAGTATTCAACATGCTGGGCGGCATGCAATCCTGGGAAGAAAACAAACTACCGATCAAAATCAGCAATAAAACCAACAACTAA
- a CDS encoding ArsR/SmtB family transcription factor has protein sequence MEDIDDHILYDDHDINRASRCLKAMSHPLRLKILCVLGDKSISVQDIVDQVGTSQSNISQHLAILRDKGILDFKKDANRVFYYIDDKRVINLIEMMRKVFCET, from the coding sequence ATGGAAGACATCGACGATCACATACTCTACGACGACCACGATATTAATCGCGCCTCTCGCTGCCTAAAAGCCATGTCACACCCTTTACGCCTTAAGATACTTTGCGTGCTTGGCGATAAATCGATCAGCGTCCAGGACATCGTCGACCAGGTTGGCACCAGTCAAAGCAACATATCACAACATTTGGCCATATTAAGAGACAAGGGTATCCTCGATTTCAAGAAGGATGCCAATCGAGTTTTTTATTATATCGATGATAAGCGCGTGATAAATCTGATCGAAATGATGCGCAAGGTTTTTTGCGAAACCTAA
- a CDS encoding murein hydrolase activator EnvC family protein — MKARVCFWLICAGVSPVLLAEADVARQRELSDIQTRIQRVGADVKMLAAEKSTEIEQLRRLEKQYGEQINALNQIKSEIKQQEQALEEVRNKVAVTQKDVQTQRRGLEGLVKSAYAIGDKEGLNVLLNQRDPALSGRMLIYYDYIGKARVQKLAAIESDIKTLRQLEAQKDTESQLLQVALDKKQQETDALQALRDQREKLLTEVSRNYASKQEQLVSLIHDEKKLEALVASLPKTDDNAPESPPPEPVVEKKPPILKQRAEQAQSNKTEERQPVVLPGKAFAELQGQLPWPVQGAIVERFGSRRFETTWDGTVIGAREGADIHAVAAGRVVYADWLRGYGLMIIVDHGKGYMSLYAFNQNLHKSVGDHVRAGETVASVGRSGGRSSAALYFGIRQKGKAVNPEKWCRKPGKG, encoded by the coding sequence ATGAAAGCGAGAGTTTGTTTTTGGCTTATTTGCGCCGGTGTCAGCCCTGTCTTGTTGGCCGAGGCCGATGTCGCTAGACAGCGTGAATTGTCCGACATACAGACCAGGATCCAGCGGGTAGGCGCGGACGTTAAAATGCTGGCGGCCGAAAAATCCACCGAGATTGAGCAGTTGAGGCGATTGGAGAAGCAATACGGTGAACAAATCAACGCATTGAATCAGATCAAGTCTGAAATCAAGCAGCAAGAGCAGGCGCTAGAGGAAGTAAGAAATAAAGTAGCCGTTACCCAGAAAGATGTACAAACCCAGCGGCGTGGGCTCGAGGGTTTAGTCAAGTCGGCTTATGCCATCGGCGACAAGGAAGGCTTGAACGTGCTATTGAATCAGCGAGATCCTGCCCTGTCGGGCCGCATGCTGATTTACTATGATTACATCGGCAAGGCTCGCGTGCAAAAGTTGGCGGCGATAGAAAGCGATATTAAAACCTTGCGGCAGTTGGAAGCGCAAAAAGATACCGAATCGCAATTGTTGCAAGTGGCGCTGGATAAGAAACAGCAGGAAACCGATGCATTGCAGGCGCTTAGAGATCAGCGCGAAAAATTGTTGACCGAAGTCAGTCGCAACTATGCATCAAAACAGGAACAGTTGGTCAGTTTGATCCATGACGAGAAAAAACTGGAAGCCTTGGTGGCGTCATTGCCTAAAACTGATGATAATGCACCAGAATCACCTCCACCCGAACCGGTAGTTGAAAAAAAACCACCCATTCTCAAGCAACGGGCGGAGCAAGCTCAATCCAATAAAACCGAGGAGCGTCAACCGGTTGTTCTGCCCGGAAAAGCCTTTGCCGAGTTGCAGGGCCAATTGCCTTGGCCTGTTCAGGGGGCGATTGTCGAACGTTTCGGTAGCCGGCGCTTTGAAACCACTTGGGATGGAACGGTGATTGGAGCGCGTGAAGGGGCCGACATTCATGCGGTGGCGGCTGGGCGTGTAGTCTATGCCGATTGGCTGCGCGGATACGGTTTGATGATCATTGTCGATCATGGGAAAGGCTATATGAGTCTATATGCTTTTAACCAGAATTTGCATAAAAGCGTGGGTGATCACGTTAGAGCGGGTGAAACCGTGGCATCGGTAGGGCGTAGCGGCGGTCGTTCCAGCGCGGCGCTTTATTTTGGTATACGTCAGAAAGGTAAGGCGGTAAATCCCGAAAAATGGTGTCGCAAGCCGGGAAAGGGTTAA
- a CDS encoding S41 family peptidase, producing MRKKTNILILLVGFILGATVSVCSSVVAQKESPVTPSAEEVQTLPFDELRTFTEIFGRIKQDYVEQVSDKKLLEDAIRGMLSGLDPHSAYLASEEYKELQEGTTGQFGGLGIEVGMENGFVKVVSPIDDTPAQKAGIKAGDLIVRLDDKPVKGMTLAEAVKLMRGEPGSQIVLTVIREGAEAPLKFELTRDIIKVKSVKSRMLEKNYGYLRISSFQSGTGESLLEAISELKKENEGPLKGVVLDLRNNPGGVLNAAVDVSDAFIESGLIVYTEGRIKNSEMRFNATPDDVINGAPIVVLINGGSASASEIVAGALQDHKRAIIMGEKSFGKGSVQTILPTSNGAAVKLTTARYFTPSGRSIQAEGIEPDVSLARVKLEALEKAKIDSIKEADLSGHLTNGNKPEKKSDDNEKIDDKDGQEKDVDGTDNSDTEGVRDYPLHEALNLLKGVSIWKNK from the coding sequence ATGCGGAAAAAAACAAATATTTTGATTCTTTTGGTCGGGTTTATTCTGGGCGCCACGGTCAGCGTATGTAGTAGCGTGGTTGCTCAGAAAGAGTCGCCCGTTACTCCGTCCGCCGAAGAGGTACAAACCCTGCCGTTTGATGAGCTGAGGACATTTACCGAAATCTTTGGACGCATCAAGCAGGATTATGTCGAGCAGGTTTCCGATAAAAAATTGTTGGAAGATGCGATTCGAGGCATGTTGTCCGGTTTGGACCCTCATTCCGCCTATCTGGCCAGCGAAGAATATAAAGAATTACAGGAAGGCACTACGGGCCAATTCGGCGGCTTGGGTATCGAAGTGGGGATGGAAAATGGTTTTGTCAAAGTCGTTTCGCCTATTGACGATACGCCGGCGCAAAAAGCGGGTATCAAGGCCGGCGATTTGATTGTGCGCCTGGATGATAAACCCGTGAAAGGCATGACACTGGCTGAAGCGGTAAAACTTATGCGCGGCGAGCCAGGCAGCCAAATCGTCTTAACGGTTATTAGGGAAGGAGCCGAAGCGCCGTTAAAGTTCGAGCTGACGCGTGACATCATCAAAGTCAAAAGCGTTAAAAGCCGGATGTTGGAGAAAAACTACGGTTATTTAAGGATCAGCAGTTTCCAATCCGGAACCGGTGAAAGCCTGCTTGAAGCGATATCCGAATTGAAAAAAGAAAATGAAGGCCCGCTGAAAGGCGTGGTGCTGGATTTGCGGAATAATCCGGGTGGCGTGCTGAATGCGGCGGTCGATGTCAGCGATGCCTTTATTGAGTCCGGCTTGATAGTGTACACCGAGGGACGAATCAAAAACTCCGAAATGCGCTTTAATGCAACTCCGGACGATGTGATCAACGGCGCGCCGATTGTGGTGTTGATCAACGGTGGTTCGGCCTCGGCTTCGGAAATCGTCGCCGGTGCATTGCAGGATCATAAGCGTGCCATCATCATGGGTGAGAAATCGTTCGGCAAGGGCTCCGTACAGACTATATTGCCGACCAGCAATGGCGCGGCGGTTAAATTGACTACCGCGCGCTATTTCACGCCTTCGGGCCGATCCATCCAAGCGGAAGGTATCGAGCCGGATGTTTCCCTGGCGCGGGTTAAGTTGGAAGCCTTGGAAAAGGCCAAGATTGACTCCATCAAGGAAGCCGATTTGTCGGGTCATCTGACCAATGGTAATAAGCCCGAGAAAAAGTCGGATGACAATGAAAAAATCGACGATAAGGACGGTCAGGAGAAAGATGTGGACGGCACCGATAATTCGGATACCGAAGGTGTACGTGACTATCCGCTGCATGAGGCTTTGAATTTACTGAAAGGCGTCAGTATTTGGAAAAATAAGTAG